The following are encoded together in the Ovis aries strain OAR_USU_Benz2616 breed Rambouillet chromosome 15, ARS-UI_Ramb_v3.0, whole genome shotgun sequence genome:
- the LOC101103504 gene encoding olfactory receptor 5M3, protein MLAPKTMLNFTDVTEFILLGLTSCREWQVLFFVIFLLVYMITVVGNISMILLIKVSPQLSSPMYFFLSHLSFVDVWFSSNVTPKMLENLLSETKMISYAGCLVQCFFLIALVHVEVFILAVMAFDRHMAIGNPLLYGSKMSRTVCIRLISFPYVYGFLISLVSTLWTYGLYFCGKIEINHFYCADPPLIKMACAGTFVKEYTMITLAGINFAYSLTAVVLSYLFILIAILRMNSAEGRRKAFSTCGSHVTAVVIFYRTLIFMYLRRPTEESAERAKMAAVFYTTVVPMLNPMIYSLRNKDVKEAMSKVIGRTILTK, encoded by the exons atgctggctccca AGACAATGCTCAACTTCACGGATGTGACAGAGTTTATTCTTTTGGGACTAACCAGTTGTCGGGAATGGCAAGTTCTCTTCTTTGTCATTTTCCTGCTGGTCTACATGATCACTGTGGTGGGTAATATCAGCATGATCCTGTTAATTAAGGTCAGTCCCCAACTCAGCAGCCCCATGTACTTTTTTTTGAGTCATTTGTCATTTGTTGATGTGTGGTTTTCTTCCAATGTCACTCCTAAAATGCTGGAAAACCTGTTATCAGAGACAAAAATGATTTCTTATGCTGGCTGTTTGGtacaatgtttctttttaattgctcTTGTCCATGTAGAAGTTTTTATTCTTGCTGTGATGGCCTTTGACAGACACATGGCCATTGGGAACCCTTTGCTCTATGGCAGCAAAATGTCAAGGACTGTCTGTATCCGACTGATTTCCTTCCCTTATGTGTATGGTTTTCTGATTAGTCTGGTATCAACATTATGGACCTATGGCTTGTACTTCTGTGGGAAGATTGAGATCAACCACTTCTACTGTGCGGACCCACCTCTCATCAAAATGGCCTGTGCTGGAACCTTTGTAAAAGAATATACCATGATCACCCTTGCCGGCATTAATTTCGCATATTCTCTGACTGCAGTTGTCTTATCTTACCTGTTCATCCTCATTGCCATTCTGCGGATGAACTCGGCGGAAGGCAGGCGCAAGGCCTTTTCCACCTGCGGGTCCCATGTGACAGCGGTCGTCATATTCTACAGAACCCTTATCTTCATGTATCTCAGACGTCCCACAGAGGAGTCTGCGGAGCGGGCGAAGATGGCGGCCGTGTTTTACACCACGGTggtccccatgctgaaccccatGATCTACAGTCTGAGGAACAAGGATGTGAAAGAGGCCATGAGCAAAGTGATCGGCAGGACAATTTTAACAAAGTAA